From Vigna unguiculata cultivar IT97K-499-35 chromosome 5, ASM411807v1, whole genome shotgun sequence, the proteins below share one genomic window:
- the LOC114185763 gene encoding NAC domain-containing protein 72, whose protein sequence is MGVPEKDPLAQLSLPPGFRFYPTDEELLVQYLCRKVAGHHFSLPIIAEIDLYKFDPWVLPSKAIFGEKEWYFFSPRDRKYPNGSRPNRVAGSGYWKATGTDKIITTEGRKVGIKKALVFYVGKAPKGTKTNWIMHEYRLLDSTRKTTGTKLDDWVLCRIYKKNSSAQKAVQNGIVSSREHTQYSNGSSSSSSSHLDDVLESLPTIDERCFAMPRVSTVQPQHEEKMSVHQNLGAGGLVDWANPAVLNSVGDFVSGNNQVVQEHTQGMVNYGGCNDLYVPTLCHVDSALPQKVEEEVQSGVRSQNNNAWFHQNDFTQGYQNTVDTYGFKFPVQPVGFGFRQ, encoded by the exons ATGGGAGTTCCAGAGAAAGACCCTCTTGCCCAGTTGAGTCTACCCCCTGGTTTTCGGTTCTACCCCACCGACGAGGAGCTTCTCGTTCAGTATCTCTGCCGCAAAGTCGCCGGCCACCATTTCTCTCTCCCAATCATTGCTGAAATTGATTTGTACAAGTTCGACCCATGGGTTCTTCCAA GCAAGGCGATTTTCGGGGAAAAAGAGTGGTACTTTTTCAGCCCTCGAGACAGGAAGTACCCAAACGGGTCTCGACCCAACAGAGTAGCCGGGTCGGGGTACTGGAAAGCCACCGGAACCGACAAGATCATCACCACCGAAGGTAGAAAAGTTGGCATAAAAAAAGCTCTGGTTTTTTACGTTGGCAAAGCTCCCAAAGGCACCAAAACCAATTGGATCATGCACGAGTATCGCCTCCTTGACTCTACCCGAAAGACCACCGGAACCAAG CTGGATGATTGGGTTCTGTGTCGTATATACAAGAAGAACTCGAGTGCACAGAAGGCGGTGCAGAACGGCATCGTTTCGAGCAGGGAACACACTCAATACAGCAACGGTTCGTCGTCGTCGTCGTCGTCCCACCTGGACGACGTTCTGGAATCGCTGCCGACGATCGACGAACGGTGTTTCGcgatgccacgtgtcagcacggTGCAGCCACAGCACGAGGAGAAGATGAGCGTGCATCAGAACCTGGGTGCGGGTGGGTTGGTGGATTGGGCCAACCCTGCGGTTCTGAATTCGGTGGGTGATTTCGTTTCGGGGAATAATCAAGTGGTGCAGGAGCATACGCAGGGGATGGTGAACTACGGCGGGTGCAATGACCTTTATGTCCCCACCTTATGCCACGTGGACTCTGCACTTCCGCAAAAGGTGGAGGAAGAGGTGCAAAGCGGCGTGAGAAGCCAAAACAATAACGCGTGGTTTCATCAGAACGATTTTACGCAGGGGTATCAGAACACTGTGGACACTTATGGGTTCAAGTTCCCGGTTCAGCCGGTGGGGTTCGGGTTCAGGCAATGA